In candidate division WOR-3 bacterium, the following are encoded in one genomic region:
- a CDS encoding metalloregulator ArsR/SmtB family transcription factor, with protein sequence MRTKAVITPDVLFAALSHPVRLETVAMLAGGERCVCEIARHFNQERSVVSRHLRQLERAGIVESRSEGRKVIYRLIEPRALDLIDISLAMVRKRQKGRKRK encoded by the coding sequence ATGAGAACAAAAGCCGTAATTACCCCGGATGTGCTCTTTGCGGCGCTCTCCCATCCGGTACGGCTGGAGACGGTTGCCATGCTTGCAGGTGGTGAACGGTGTGTCTGTGAAATCGCCCGTCATTTTAACCAGGAGCGTTCGGTGGTCAGCCGGCATCTTCGCCAGCTGGAAAGGGCAGGCATTGTGGAATCGCGCTCTGAGGGTCGAAAGGTCATTTACCGGCTGATTGAACCGCGGGCACTGGACCTGATTGATATCTCGCTGGCAATGGTCAGGAAACGACAGAAGGGAAGGAAACGGAAATGA
- the selD gene encoding selenide, water dikinase SelD, whose product MKPRSLLEFATAAGCAGKTCQADLYAILKKLPKTIHPDLLVSGDTADDAGIYRLNRNQTLVLTVDVLGPIAEAPFTFGQIAAANSISDVYAMGGKPLAALSVLGFPPDKIEHTRIRAILAGAISKISEAGAVLAGGHTFKDQEIKFGLAVIGTIHPGKVITNAGARPGDRLILTKPLGTGIITTALKAGRAPSESIRLANRLMSTLNRTAAELMVKIGVSAATDITGFGLLGHAWELAQASRVNLVIEASAVPLIPGTVELAQLGLYPLGTLNNYRFVKKSTRFCAGISRTLQLILCDAQTSGGLLISVSEPRASRLLNLLQRSGIVDARFIGKVIKGNGRIIVN is encoded by the coding sequence TTGAAACCCCGCTCCCTGCTGGAATTTGCCACCGCTGCTGGCTGTGCCGGCAAGACATGCCAGGCAGACCTTTATGCAATCCTGAAAAAACTGCCGAAAACCATCCACCCAGACCTTCTGGTCAGCGGAGATACCGCGGACGATGCCGGAATTTACCGGCTCAACCGCAACCAGACGCTGGTCCTCACCGTTGATGTCCTCGGTCCGATCGCCGAGGCCCCGTTCACCTTCGGGCAGATTGCCGCTGCCAACTCAATCTCCGATGTCTATGCCATGGGCGGCAAACCACTGGCGGCACTTTCAGTGCTCGGTTTTCCGCCGGACAAAATCGAACACACCCGTATCCGGGCAATCCTTGCCGGTGCAATCAGTAAAATCAGTGAAGCCGGTGCAGTCCTTGCCGGGGGTCATACCTTCAAAGACCAGGAGATCAAATTCGGACTGGCGGTCATCGGCACCATTCATCCCGGGAAGGTAATTACCAACGCCGGTGCCCGCCCCGGCGACCGGCTGATTCTGACCAAGCCGCTCGGCACCGGCATCATCACCACCGCACTTAAAGCCGGCAGAGCGCCGTCAGAATCAATCCGGCTTGCCAACCGCCTGATGTCCACTCTTAACCGAACCGCGGCGGAACTGATGGTTAAAATCGGAGTCAGCGCTGCAACCGATATTACCGGCTTCGGTCTTCTGGGTCACGCCTGGGAGCTGGCGCAGGCAAGCCGGGTCAACCTCGTAATTGAAGCATCAGCCGTCCCGCTGATTCCCGGCACGGTCGAACTGGCACAGCTGGGTCTTTACCCGCTGGGCACACTCAATAACTACCGGTTTGTAAAAAAATCCACCCGTTTCTGTGCCGGCATTTCCAGAACACTGCAGCTCATCCTCTGCGATGCCCAAACCTCAGGCGGCCTGCTGATCTCCGTGTCTGAACCCAGGGCATCCCGGCTTTTGAATCTACTCCAGCGCTCTGGAATCGTCGACGCCCGGTTCATCGGTAAAGTGATAAAAGGTAATGGAAGAATAATCGTCAACTGA
- a CDS encoding PQQ-binding-like beta-propeller repeat protein, whose translation MRNLTLTVILVTAGFAWDVELVRIFNLGSHGMSATGIYDLDGDSIPEILIPGNSQLYCYDTSGSLHWQFTPLSHYFPAVSSPIAADIDDNGTIEVVFSTPAAVYVLSATGSVIWSRPLDGEGGVQNCISSVALGDINQDRRLEVLAYEVYASRLLCLNPVNGETIWTYQPMAHPRFAVGTPTVADLNLDGTPEILGQFADSISGGYLYCLNAAGQELWHYNTLGSGISGWQLASAAVADLDGDDTLEIVTTANYWGVVCLNHRGQEKWRRSVSQHAAAYPAIADIDCDDTLEIVTALGPAIRCFSGPDGRDRWSFNVDSGYYIVSSPALADLDGDQRLEIIFAEVKQNNPADPNRPVWIINYQGQPLWNDTIGTTMSDPTCGDLNHDGRMEFLIGPTLRGGSYFWFRVDTAAVIPGTITWPTLQHDPGRTGWYEYQSPGVAVKEPASAPTCPSAGLQAYPNPFTLRVCLQTPPPLRELRIFDTAGRMVASLQLNNGYTVWEAEAVRPGIYFCRTTKGTLRLVKAAD comes from the coding sequence ATGCGCAATCTCACACTGACCGTTATCCTTGTAACTGCCGGCTTTGCCTGGGATGTGGAACTGGTACGCATCTTCAACCTCGGTTCTCATGGCATGTCTGCCACCGGCATCTATGATCTGGACGGCGACAGCATTCCGGAAATCCTTATCCCTGGCAACTCCCAGTTATACTGTTATGATACCAGCGGTTCCCTCCACTGGCAGTTTACACCGCTGAGTCACTATTTCCCCGCAGTTTCCTCGCCAATTGCCGCCGACATCGACGACAACGGTACAATTGAAGTAGTTTTCTCCACCCCGGCAGCAGTCTACGTCCTTTCTGCCACCGGTTCAGTAATTTGGTCAAGACCCCTTGACGGTGAAGGTGGGGTGCAGAACTGCATTTCCTCCGTGGCACTCGGTGATATCAACCAGGACCGCCGGCTGGAAGTACTTGCCTATGAGGTCTATGCCAGCCGCTTGCTCTGTCTGAACCCGGTTAACGGTGAAACCATCTGGACCTATCAGCCAATGGCTCATCCCCGGTTTGCGGTTGGCACGCCGACCGTTGCTGACCTGAATCTTGATGGCACACCGGAAATCCTCGGTCAGTTTGCTGACAGTATCAGCGGTGGCTATCTGTACTGTCTGAATGCTGCCGGACAGGAGCTCTGGCACTACAACACCCTTGGATCCGGAATATCGGGCTGGCAGCTGGCATCAGCTGCGGTCGCGGACCTCGATGGCGACGACACGCTCGAAATCGTAACTACCGCAAATTACTGGGGAGTTGTCTGCCTGAATCATCGTGGTCAGGAGAAATGGCGCCGCTCTGTTTCCCAGCATGCTGCCGCCTATCCGGCAATAGCTGACATTGACTGCGATGATACGCTGGAAATTGTGACAGCGCTCGGTCCTGCCATCCGGTGTTTCTCCGGTCCGGACGGCAGAGACCGATGGAGTTTCAATGTTGACTCCGGATATTATATCGTCTCCTCACCGGCACTCGCCGATCTCGATGGCGACCAGCGGCTGGAAATCATCTTTGCGGAAGTAAAACAGAACAACCCCGCTGACCCGAACCGGCCGGTCTGGATTATCAACTATCAGGGTCAACCGCTCTGGAACGATACGATTGGCACCACCATGTCTGACCCGACTTGTGGTGATTTGAATCATGATGGCAGAATGGAATTTCTAATCGGTCCGACCCTGCGCGGTGGCAGTTACTTCTGGTTCCGGGTTGACACGGCTGCGGTCATCCCGGGCACGATCACCTGGCCTACGCTCCAGCATGACCCGGGCCGGACCGGCTGGTATGAATATCAAAGCCCGGGTGTTGCGGTCAAGGAACCGGCATCTGCTCCCACCTGCCCTTCTGCCGGTTTGCAGGCATACCCGAACCCGTTTACTTTGCGCGTATGTCTTCAGACCCCGCCTCCTCTCCGGGAACTGCGAATATTTGATACTGCCGGACGGATGGTAGCCAGTCTGCAACTGAATAACGGTTACACTGTCTGGGAAGCGGAAGCAGTCAGACCCGGTATTTATTTCTGCCGAACCACCAAAGGAACACTCCGCCTGGTTAAGGCTGCCGATTAA
- a CDS encoding methyltransferase domain-containing protein: protein MPKRYDYTGKDVQEVYDGPGGLLWEAVMGEQIHSGGLEATDRLAQALGLKPGMHVLDVCSALGAPARHIAQKYGVRVTGLDFTKTMLEKARQRTKDAGLDHLITYVEGNALDMPFKSNTFDIVWGQEAWCYVTDKDLLARECYRVLKPGGKIGFTDWVITGKIEEDLLAKLYESMAFPYMETFEGWQEVLKRAGFKILQAQDQTEEFARCFDEYKVMVEEKLKPTILQNFGQDLFQFAVNLVNMWRDAAHRHQVGRGFYIGQK, encoded by the coding sequence ATGCCGAAGCGTTACGACTATACCGGTAAGGATGTCCAGGAAGTCTATGATGGTCCGGGCGGTCTGCTCTGGGAAGCGGTCATGGGTGAGCAGATTCACTCCGGAGGACTGGAGGCAACCGACCGGCTCGCTCAGGCGCTGGGACTGAAGCCCGGGATGCATGTGCTTGATGTCTGCAGTGCGCTGGGTGCTCCTGCCCGGCACATTGCACAGAAGTACGGCGTCCGGGTAACCGGTCTGGACTTTACCAAGACCATGCTGGAAAAGGCGCGGCAGCGGACAAAAGATGCAGGACTGGACCACCTGATCACCTATGTCGAAGGCAACGCGCTGGACATGCCGTTCAAGTCAAACACCTTTGACATCGTCTGGGGCCAGGAGGCGTGGTGCTATGTAACCGACAAGGATCTGCTGGCACGGGAATGCTACCGGGTATTGAAACCGGGGGGCAAGATCGGATTCACTGACTGGGTGATCACCGGCAAAATTGAGGAGGATCTGCTGGCAAAACTCTACGAATCAATGGCATTTCCCTATATGGAGACCTTTGAAGGCTGGCAGGAGGTGCTCAAGCGTGCCGGCTTCAAAATCCTTCAGGCTCAGGATCAGACTGAGGAATTCGCCCGCTGTTTTGACGAATACAAGGTGATGGTTGAAGAAAAGCTCAAACCAACGATTCTCCAGAACTTCGGCCAGGATCTGTTTCAGTTTGCGGTCAATCTGGTGAACATGTGGCGCGATGCTGCCCACCGGCATCAGGTCGGCAGAGGATTCTATATCGGTCAGAAGTAG
- a CDS encoding thioredoxin domain-containing protein, whose translation MKRLTLLFIPLLLFSFCGGQKKTATPEPADTTRTAIQTESIPAPESATPPVAQTEQPAGTEQQPATGSEAPSEKPAALPKLWDFFATWCPPCKKQAPIIEELAKEYAGRIEIISIDTDKNPELARKFNIQAIPTLVFLDAEGKELSRNVGLMSKDEILARFRQHKFIE comes from the coding sequence ATGAAAAGACTGACCCTGCTGTTTATACCCCTCCTTCTGTTTTCCTTCTGTGGCGGGCAGAAAAAAACTGCAACACCCGAACCCGCAGACACGACCCGGACCGCAATTCAGACCGAATCTATTCCCGCACCGGAATCCGCAACACCGCCGGTAGCGCAAACGGAGCAACCCGCCGGCACTGAACAACAACCGGCAACCGGTTCCGAGGCACCATCAGAAAAACCGGCTGCCCTGCCCAAACTCTGGGACTTCTTTGCCACCTGGTGCCCGCCCTGCAAGAAACAGGCACCAATCATTGAGGAGCTGGCAAAGGAATATGCGGGCAGAATTGAGATTATTTCCATTGACACCGACAAAAATCCGGAGCTGGCACGCAAATTCAACATTCAGGCGATCCCAACCCTCGTCTTCCTTGACGCCGAAGGAAAAGAGCTGTCCCGCAATGTCGGCTTGATGTCAAAAGATGAGATCCTCGCTCGGTTCCGCCAGCATAAATTCATTGAATAG
- a CDS encoding right-handed parallel beta-helix repeat-containing protein, producing the protein MRQIGVICGILFSIVSGRVIFVPDSFPTIQSGLNAALGGDTVLVSSGIYYEQIIWPGRDGIRLYSAAGSNSTVIDGNGVGPVISFPAAVSRLTELCGFTITGGRANQAAGIYCQGSPAIISNRITGNVCEGERNYGGGIFCDYRSSPLIIGNEIAGNRCTGSATWNYGGGIFIGMNSAPEIAFNLIQENECADGYWNYGAGIFCDLRSTPFIYGNEITGNRSYGGERGHGAGVAVETQARALIFCNLIAGNRNECSYWNYGAGVKIAGTAAVINNTIVNNICSGGTWNYGAGIYVESGDSALVKNNIIVQNSASAGSGIYNLGYIYNLYNDIWNNSGGNYYGCSAGPGDISLDPLFVTGPRGGYYLSQTAAGQPQTSPCADAGDTLLWTFPADLDSILRSLSTRTDSVPDRNQPDMGYHYQTDLASSLSTQLHQSRAAVIRIAPTVFRKRVIFAASPDLLLHIRIFDRLGRLVEQISGSGTVNWDGSRQTEGVYFYQIDTPEGRATGRLIKI; encoded by the coding sequence ATGAGGCAGATCGGAGTAATCTGCGGTATTTTATTCAGCATCGTTTCGGGCAGGGTGATTTTTGTGCCCGACTCCTTTCCTACGATTCAGTCGGGGCTGAATGCAGCGCTGGGTGGTGATACGGTACTGGTCAGTTCCGGTATTTATTATGAGCAGATTATCTGGCCCGGCAGGGATGGAATAAGACTTTATTCAGCTGCAGGTTCGAATTCAACAGTTATTGACGGCAATGGTGTCGGACCGGTGATCAGTTTTCCTGCCGCCGTTTCCCGCCTGACCGAGCTGTGCGGTTTTACCATTACCGGTGGCAGGGCAAATCAGGCCGCGGGAATTTACTGTCAGGGTTCACCGGCAATTATCAGTAACCGGATTACCGGTAATGTCTGCGAGGGTGAAAGGAATTACGGCGGGGGGATTTTCTGTGATTACCGGAGTTCGCCCCTGATCATAGGTAATGAGATAGCCGGAAACCGCTGTACGGGTAGTGCCACCTGGAATTACGGCGGGGGAATTTTTATCGGTATGAACTCTGCCCCGGAAATCGCCTTTAATCTGATTCAGGAAAATGAATGTGCTGACGGTTACTGGAATTATGGTGCTGGTATCTTCTGCGATCTGCGCTCAACCCCGTTTATTTACGGTAATGAGATCACCGGAAACCGGAGTTATGGTGGTGAGCGGGGACACGGTGCGGGAGTTGCGGTGGAAACTCAGGCAAGGGCACTGATTTTCTGCAATCTGATTGCAGGTAACCGGAATGAATGTTCTTACTGGAATTATGGCGCCGGAGTGAAGATTGCCGGAACCGCGGCGGTGATCAACAATACGATTGTAAACAATATCTGTTCAGGCGGGACGTGGAATTATGGTGCCGGGATTTATGTGGAAAGCGGGGATTCTGCACTCGTGAAGAACAATATCATCGTTCAGAATTCGGCTTCTGCTGGTAGCGGAATTTACAATTTAGGTTATATTTACAATCTTTACAACGATATCTGGAATAACAGCGGGGGTAATTATTACGGTTGTTCAGCCGGACCGGGGGATATTTCTCTTGACCCGCTGTTTGTCACCGGTCCGCGCGGCGGCTATTATCTGAGTCAGACTGCTGCCGGACAGCCGCAGACCAGCCCGTGTGCTGATGCAGGTGATACGCTGCTCTGGACTTTCCCGGCAGATCTGGATTCAATTTTGCGGTCTCTGTCTACCCGGACCGATTCGGTGCCCGACAGAAATCAGCCTGACATGGGTTATCATTATCAGACTGACTTGGCAAGCAGCTTAAGCACACAGTTGCACCAGAGTCGGGCCGCTGTTATTCGGATAGCGCCGACAGTCTTTCGGAAGCGGGTTATATTCGCTGCCAGCCCGGATTTGCTATTGCACATCAGGATTTTTGACCGGTTGGGCAGACTGGTGGAACAGATTTCCGGTTCCGGCACGGTAAACTGGGACGGAAGCCGGCAGACCGAAGGGGTATATTTTTATCAGATTGATACTCCGGAGGGAAGAGCAACCGGTAGGCTGATAAAGATTTAA
- a CDS encoding Omp28-related outer membrane protein, translated as MKKLLMLILALCPALFAVQRVVVMEDFTATWCTYCPGAARGAEELKSRAFDSVVVIAYHSSTSDPFYTATAASRMSYYGVSGYPTMRIDGTQSVVGGMHYGTMYPTYRQIFDYRKTITSPLEIDLDVAYDSVTRNGTLTILVRNTSTAPVTGQLHTVITESHIYYPWQGMDSLHDVERTMLPSAAGEAVTIPANDTIIRTRNFTIASGWVAKNCEIIVFVQDNATKIMYQGALTAVMPKPLLKYSGCQPILPAPGSTINLTVVLRNIGTAAATGASAMLSTTDPYLTITQNTASFGSIPIGADVSASQPFVIQISSSCPDPHLATLKLIVTSTDFGTDTILFPLNITASPGFADDMEHGTGNWTHGGIRDYWHLSTYRSVSPNNSWYCGNEAGHQYINEMDARLMTPLFTVGESAWVRFWHYYQTEENYDFALVELNNGSPFWYQLASFTGSSGNWEQVQLDLTPFRGQTVQLRFRLISDYSDVGEGWYIDDLTAGTGLAVAEPVPQTASGVLRNATIIRSRLNLAGSVPGYHPGQLVDAAGRKTYELTPGSNDLSRLAPGVYFIRTGDQPLRRIILLR; from the coding sequence ATGAAGAAACTACTGATGCTCATTCTTGCCCTGTGCCCGGCACTTTTTGCGGTGCAGCGGGTCGTAGTGATGGAGGACTTCACCGCTACCTGGTGCACCTATTGCCCGGGTGCCGCCCGTGGTGCGGAAGAACTCAAATCCCGCGCATTTGACTCAGTAGTGGTGATCGCCTACCATTCATCAACCTCAGATCCATTCTACACTGCGACTGCGGCAAGCCGGATGAGCTATTACGGCGTGAGCGGTTACCCGACAATGCGGATTGACGGCACCCAATCGGTAGTGGGCGGTATGCATTACGGCACGATGTACCCGACCTATCGTCAGATTTTTGACTACCGAAAAACCATCACCAGCCCACTGGAAATTGACCTTGATGTTGCCTACGACTCAGTCACACGCAACGGCACCCTGACGATCCTCGTCCGCAATACCTCTACCGCTCCGGTCACCGGTCAGCTTCATACGGTCATCACCGAAAGCCACATCTACTACCCGTGGCAGGGAATGGACTCCCTGCATGATGTTGAACGGACAATGCTCCCAAGCGCTGCCGGTGAGGCGGTCACCATTCCCGCAAATGACACCATCATCCGGACCAGAAATTTCACCATCGCCTCCGGCTGGGTGGCGAAGAACTGCGAGATTATCGTATTCGTCCAGGACAATGCTACCAAGATTATGTACCAAGGGGCACTGACTGCGGTCATGCCGAAGCCGTTGCTGAAATACTCGGGCTGTCAGCCGATCCTGCCCGCACCGGGCAGTACAATAAACCTCACGGTGGTATTGCGCAATATCGGCACCGCTGCTGCAACCGGTGCCAGTGCCATGCTGTCCACCACCGATCCCTATCTGACCATTACCCAGAATACCGCCAGCTTTGGCAGTATCCCGATCGGCGCTGATGTCTCTGCCAGTCAGCCATTCGTAATCCAGATCAGCTCCTCCTGTCCAGACCCGCATCTCGCCACCCTGAAGCTGATTGTCACCAGTACCGACTTCGGCACCGACACCATTTTGTTCCCGCTCAACATTACCGCCAGCCCCGGTTTTGCTGACGACATGGAACACGGCACCGGCAACTGGACCCATGGTGGCATCAGAGACTACTGGCATCTTTCAACCTATCGCAGTGTCTCGCCCAACAACTCCTGGTACTGTGGTAACGAGGCAGGTCATCAATATATTAACGAAATGGATGCTCGACTGATGACCCCACTGTTCACGGTCGGCGAATCAGCCTGGGTCCGGTTCTGGCACTACTATCAGACCGAGGAAAACTACGACTTTGCACTCGTTGAGCTCAATAATGGTTCACCCTTCTGGTATCAACTCGCCAGTTTTACCGGGTCCAGTGGTAACTGGGAACAGGTACAGCTGGATCTGACACCATTCCGGGGCCAGACGGTCCAGCTCCGCTTCCGGTTGATCAGCGATTACAGTGATGTTGGCGAGGGCTGGTACATTGACGACCTGACCGCCGGCACTGGACTGGCAGTTGCCGAACCTGTGCCTCAAACAGCGAGCGGAGTGCTCAGAAACGCCACAATTATCCGCTCCCGGCTGAACTTGGCCGGTAGTGTCCCGGGATACCATCCTGGCCAGCTGGTGGATGCGGCCGGTAGAAAAACATACGAACTGACCCCGGGCAGTAATGATCTTTCCCGTCTGGCACCAGGGGTTTACTTTATCAGAACCGGCGATCAACCACTCCGGCGGATAATTCTCCTCCGGTAA